From Bradysia coprophila strain Holo2 unplaced genomic scaffold, BU_Bcop_v1 contig_599, whole genome shotgun sequence:
ttcttattttcttgaTTAAAATCGGATTTGCTCAgttaaattacttttattcTGCCAAATCAATTTCTGCTGATTGCTGATTTGGTATTAGAAATTTTGGAAGACGAAGTCATACGAAAgctgaaattcaaattaccaTTCTACGTACGATATGTGGACGATATTTTAACAGCAGTTCCTGCTGACAaagttaatgaaattaaaacaacGTTCAACAGCTACAATCAACATATACAATTTACTGTAGATGTAGAACGagatcaaaaaatttcatttttggaaCTGTGGTGTATTAGAGATGGTCGTAGCATTAAGACTGATTGGTATCACAAAGACACTTGGTCCGGacgttatttgaattttaaatctcATTTGCCAACTGCCTACAAACGCAACACAGTCACACTGCTAGCAGAGAAGATTCTTCTATTGTCTGAACCCGAGTTCCacaacaaaaactttgaattgcTGAGAGAAATTTTAGCCAAGAATATGTACCCGAATGGTTTGGTTGAATGTATGATCAAAAAAGCACACGAAAAGTTTACAAAGAATGGAGATGTGAAACCGATCAAAGAGAAACTCCCGATAGCTGCCGTACCCTATGTTAAAGGCCTGTTTGAGAAACTGAAAGCCATATGCAAGGATGATGTCATGCTGGTTGGAAAAGGCGACAACACGTTGAAGAAGTCTATTTTTAGTAGACTCAAAGATCCGACGCCAAAGTTACATTGTTCACATTTGGTGTACTGTATTCCCTGTTCGTGCGGGTACAAATACGTTGGCCAGACATTACAGCTTTTGAAGGACAGAATCTATCAACATAAGTACAACATAAGCATTAAGAACAGTAACCACAGTGCCTTATGTGATCACGCTATTACGAACAATCATACAccgttgtgggataaagttaaaattgttGTTCGTGAAAGTCAGCAGAAGAAAAGAGACATTTTAGAGATGATTGCGGTGAAGAAGACACCGAATTGTCTGAATAAACACACCGATTGTATAATGTTATCTACTGCCTATAATAACGTGATTTGATGTTACTCTCTGTACGTAATGCTTTCATCTagtagaaattcatttttgttttatcctCTCTCTTTacgttttgattttgatctaAATCGATTTAgtattgaatttaattgacgATGCACACAAGtgcttatttttgtgctttaaAAGAATTGAGGTAAAAAGAAACCTTTGCGCTGTATAATGATATTCTGTGTTCTCattatgtttatgtttttaGCCACTAAAGATGGTATCTATTTGGTACCGAAATTGATTTGGCAgaataaaagtaatttaacTGAGCAAATCCGATtttaatcaagaaaatttacgTAACAAGCTCATACAAAACCAACATATACTTTTCTTATTTACTTACACaagtctttttttctatgcataaaTTATGCATACAAAAGTGGTCGTGCTTGTTGATTTGTCATACATTTCTACTTTGTTGATTTCGATGCGAGAGAcaatagtcaaatttttttaattccccagtgaaataaaataaaatacagtccactattaaaaattgaattaaagaacAAAGGAAGGCCATCTGTAATTTGGCtgcgaatttaaaaatttattaaatatcgaTCAATTAcaccaaacaatttaaaataaaattacataaaactaTCGGCTAAACAAAGTTAAAACGCCGACAGTGAAAAGTTCCGGCCAAACAGACAAAAAACcgagaaattaaagaaacggctactgaaaaattaacggccacaaataattgtaataaaatcaaataatcggCAACAGCATATTAAACGGCCGcacaagattaattttttaataaaatcacataaaGTGCAACCATCATCAGTAAACGAATTGCGACGAACAAAAGAAAGTCGCCACACATACTATACACAGTACGAGAACAGTCTTTGCCAgcataacatttttctgtggATCGACGGTCATTAACGTAAGTTCATCTGGCCAAGGGTTCCCTAATTTGGTGAAGAGGAACAACGAAGTCAGCAactaattcaacaattttattaaaatcaaccgtacattggaatctattaaattcataattaaaCGGTCGTAGAGTTGACCTCGTCATCATGAGCAAATTGATCAACGTTCTGTGTTTGAATATCTggaaatgaatagaaaatattaaaatgcaaagatTATTGGAGATACATGAACAGAATATCAAAGATTTGGAGGAATTCTACGAGGAATTGAAGGTCGATGAAATTACAAAGATACTTCTCGATAGAAAACTCAAGGTCGTCACGACTTTATGGGACAAAATTTACGATGCTAATACAACGATGATGGAGTCAAcagattttagttttcaaatcaaacatgAAGAAACTGTATCGAAAAGTATGACGTAGCTTTCAGTATTTTCGATGCTTCCGTTGTGCTGACATATTCATACTTCGACCTTCTGGAAGCACAAAGTtccaatcaatcaattcaaataagCGAGGTAGTGAGGGTcatcgaacaacaaaaagaaaatgtaatggcACTGTTCTGGCAAACTCGCCAGAATTCAACAAGCAGCAGCATCAATTAGCGAAAGTCTACCGCACCTACAATCGACGAAACCCTTACGTCGTATTTGAATCAATCAACCGTTAGCAGCAAGCAGaatcgaagattttccatttaaaggcGTTGCGTTTAATTCAAcgtatttcaaatttggtccgaacgtgacaattttttttcgaaatcataGAATGGGCGTTAccgtttggaaattattggaaaattgttcaacaaatCCTTGATGAGTTGGTGgccaatcaaaagaaattcggtTGTAGAGCTGATGAACGTACTTGGGGTCGGGAAGACCAACACCAAATTATTGGATTAAACTCCATCCGGCAACAATAATTATATCGACAACAATAGCTACGTTATAAGGACAATTAGGTCatatcggatcaacaaaaaccaataaatacaATCCAGTCAgccattcaacaacaaaaagaaaaacaaactcactgaccgtatcatcacaaaaattccggAGCGTTTCATgaagtcatacaaattttcgagtCACATCCATATCATGGTCATCCGATACAGTTTGATGACCGAATCGTTTGAAACAACCCACGAACATGGTTGTTCCAGTACCCATGTTTGGGGTCGCTATTAGTCCCTAACTTGGCCCACTTGCAAACCTAGGATTAAGTAAAAGGGAAGTTGACAAATGTAgataaaatatcaacaaacacTTAGCTTTGATCgagtttcagttaaatttttgtgttggttcATCGCTTTAATAAACAACTGAATCATCCAACGTTGCAGTATTGGTGTCGAATTACAGGACTTGGCCGTTGGTTTACTCCACCGAACGCTTCCTTCCTTTATCACCAAACGATTCATCTTAAGCACGTTTCGTTCCCATCAACTAGTGCTccatttatgaaataaatattcgtcACACACTAGTTCAAGCAAAAACCAAAACTCATCACTTCAAATGGGTTCTcgctgagaatttcatttttctggtCGATCTGGTTATGGTTTATCCAACAAGGtcctttaaatttcaatccGTTTAGGACAAATTTATCGAGCACAATTTTAGTTGAATCAAAGAGAACGCGGGCGTCAAACAAGTGGTTTCGAGTGGAAACTGGTCAACGATGTCCTTTGTTATGATTATGAATACGAATGTCAATCACCACCTCACAGCTGATCAATTGCTTAGTTCAATGACCTGTATGCGATATCAACAGCTGGAGCAAACGAAACAATCGTgggaaacaattcaattttgtataatatcTTGCTTTTCTTTTCCTCACTGAAGGGTTCAGGCCATTCTCCGGGTCAATAACGTTAATAGCGCCACCGGTTAGGAATTATTATAAGTAAAACTCTTTGTCATCGTATATGCCTACGGGCGATGATATTTGTTAGCAATCATACGGGATTGAATTCCCACAAATAAATAAGTTGgaatcattttcaaacaaaatttctgaaataactattatatcaaCTGGGGAATTTAAAAAGTTACGAATTTCTTCTCAAACAATCTCTGGAAAATTCAGAGATTTTGTACACGGATGAATTCGACTTTTCTCACTGAACTACATTGCTAGTACAGGCAGGTTCcgttcaacagaaaatgttacagaaaatgttcctCGAGAACCTTGTAAGAATTAGCCCCGGCGAAAGccaatttctgttttgtcattttccttttacaaaacatgAAATACATTATTTGTCTTCGAGCCAACTTAATTCTCCTTATacataatggaaaatataaatctaacTTCCGTTAGCTCATTCCTACAGGGGAcgatttttctacaatttgactaaaaaaaagtttcattctgttccctaaacacaatttttgccCTAAACTGAATGTTAACTCTCGATTTAACGagcatttttgtctacaaatccgaaaagtctctgaaatgtacgcataaaaattcacccgcatgccgcatagaacaaatcaacaaagacgacaataatcgtcgtcgctttgcatgcataatttgtgcatagaaaaaagACAGGCAATCTTGATATGTGCTGCAAGCAAGTGAGAAAGGTAGACTTTGTGGATCATCCGGGTAATCTCTAAAATTACAATGTTTCGTACTACATaactacaattcaattttcgaaggacgcttt
This genomic window contains:
- the LOC119083381 gene encoding uncharacterized protein LOC119083381, producing the protein MACEILEDEVIRKLKFKLPFYVRYVDDILTAVPADKVNEIKTTFNSYNQHIQFTVDVERDQKISFLELWCIRDGRSIKTDWYHKDTWSGRYLNFKSHLPTAYKRNTVTLLAEKILLLSEPEFHNKNFELLREILAKNMYPNGLVECMIKKAHEKFTKNGDVKPIKEKLPIAAVPYVKGLFEKLKAICKDDVMLVGKGDNTLKKSIFSRLKDPTPKLHCSHLVYCIPCSCGYKYVGQTLQLLKDRIYQHKYNISIKNSNHSALCDHAITNNHTPLWDKVKIVVRESQQKKRDILEMIAVKKTPNCLNKHTD